The stretch of DNA ATCGTCAACGGATTCTTCGACTTCTTCGTCAAGGAACTCCCAATGGAATACGCCGTCGAACTCAACCGCCTAGTAAAAATGGAAATGGAAGGCTCCGTCGGCTAGAGCCAACTCGTAACCCGCTCGTGCTTCGACAAGCTCAGCATGACAAGGCTTATCCCCTTGCTTAAACCCGCTCGTGCTTCGACAAGCTCAACATGACAAAGCACGCTTGTCATCCTGAGCCTGTCGAAGGACGGTGCCTGTCGAAGGACGGAGCCTGTCGAAGGACCGAGCCCATCGCAGGACGCGAGCCTCTCGAAGCGCGACCTCATTGCTTCGTAGCCCGCTCGTGCTTCGACAAGCTCAGCATGACAAGGCATACCCCTTGCTTAAACCGCTCGTCGAAAGGCGCGGCAAAAGAGTTGGTGAGAGGCTCGGGATGGCGGGCTGGCTAATGCGCGTCGCATGAGTGATGCGGTGGCGAAGAAGTCCGAGATCGCGCCGGGGACGACCAAGCGCGTCGTCGTCGATGGGGCAGAAGTGATGCTGTGCAACGTCGATGGCGAGATGTATGCCATCGAAGACGTTTGCACGCACGACGGGGGATCGCTCGATCAGGGCATTCTCGAAGGCGCGTGCATCGAATGTCCGCGGCACGGAGCGCGATTCGACGTGCGGACCGGCGCGGCGCTAACGCTCCCGGCCGTACTGCCGGTTGAATCCTACACCGTCCGCGTGGTCGGCGACGACGTTTTTATCGAGCGCTAGCGCGTGATCAAACGCGTTCTGCGCGTTCTGGCCGCCGTCGTTGTAATCGTCGTTCTCGCCGCCGCGTTCTATATCGGCAACGTCTTCGCCGGCCTGCGCGCTGCCTCGACGACCGCGGGCGAACGTGCCGGACTCGGCGTTCGGGCGCCGGTCGAAATCGTGCGCGACGCGCGTTACGTGCCGCACGTTCGAGCCCAAAACGTGCACGATCTCTTCTTCGCTCAAGGCTATGCCGAGGGCTCGGACCGGCTCTTTCAAATGGATCTCGTGCGGCGATTCGTTTACGGGCGGCTGGCCGAAGTTCTGGGTAAACCGCTTTTGAAGGCCGACGAGCGCTCGCGCGTCGTCGACGTGCGCGGAATCGTAGCGCGCGAATGGCAGCACGTCGCTCCCG from Candidatus Baltobacteraceae bacterium encodes:
- a CDS encoding non-heme iron oxygenase ferredoxin subunit — encoded protein: MSDAVAKKSEIAPGTTKRVVVDGAEVMLCNVDGEMYAIEDVCTHDGGSLDQGILEGACIECPRHGARFDVRTGAALTLPAVLPVESYTVRVVGDDVFIER